Proteins found in one Phycodurus eques isolate BA_2022a chromosome 18, UOR_Pequ_1.1, whole genome shotgun sequence genomic segment:
- the trmt6 gene encoding tRNA (adenine(58)-N(1))-methyltransferase non-catalytic subunit TRM6 isoform X1, with translation MADGGDDDSLDKINEGDHVVLKRGEIYKAVQIQSRKKVVFEKKWLFLDNVVGQLYSTTFEIVPGGQLQPVKPKDVQSAASDVKEAGTDNRNIVDDGMSQKLTRDDIETLKEQGLKGQEIIQQLIDNSSTFRNKTEYAQDKYIKKKKKKYENTVTVLKPTCRILALMYHGREPGKICHLRFDTLALMLNLANIHAGSKVLVFETCAGLVLGAVMERMGGYGSVIQMYPGAGPVRAGVENFGFPARFHDTLHDFPICHVNALLAGTLDTSPKDPGAGEEATPPDVAGEEQPKTEQRDTPGNAENTETNASGDQRTDDERERSKEAKAQLKRVKQEEKRKKLAAAAALLEGRNADGLVIASLFHPCPVLLCLLKFLSPSRPFVVYSQYKEPLVECFTKLKEQGGTVNLRLTDTWLRHYQVLPNRTHPKLLMSGGGGYLLSGITVETERSGQTDSEEPAPKKQKLTES, from the exons ATGGCGGACGGCGGGGACGACGACTCCCTGGATAAAATCAACGAGGGCGACCACGTCGTGCTGAAGCGTGGGGAGATCTACAAAGCTGTGCAAATACAGTCGAGAAA gaaagTAGTGTTTGAGAAGAAGTGGCTCTTCTTGGACAACGTCGTGGGGCAGTTGTACAGCACCACTTTTGAAATTGTACCCGGAGGACAGTTGCAACCTGTGAAACCAAAAGATGTACAAAGTGCTGCTTCTG ATGTGAAGGAGGCGGGCACGGACAACCGGAACATCGTGGACGACGGCATGTCACAGAAACTGACCCGCGATGACATCGAGACGCTTAAAGAGCAAGGTCTGAAGGGTCAG GAAATAATCCAACAGCTCATAGACAACAGCTCCACCTTCAGGAATAAAACAGAATATGCCCAGGACAAGTAcatcaagaagaaaaagaagaa GTACGAGAACACCGTGACCGTTCTGAAGCCGACCTGCCGCATCCTGGCGCTCATGTACCACGGACGAGAGCCAGGAAAGATCTG tCACTTGCGATTCGACACACTGGCGCTGATGCTAAACCTGGCCAACATCCACGCCGGCAGCAAAGTGTTGGTGTTTGAGACGTGCGCTGGCCTCGTGCTGGGGGCCGTCATGGAAAGAATGGGAG GGTACGGATCAGTGATCCAAATGTATCCTGGGGCTGGGCCGGTCCGGGCAGGAGTAGAGAACTTTGGCTTCCCAGCTCGCTTCCACGACACGCTGCATGACTTTCCGATCTGCCACGTCAATGCTTTGCTAGCAGGCACGCTGGACACAAGCCCCAAGGACCCCGGTGCTGGTGAGG AGGCAACTCCTCCCGATGTGGCTGGCGAGGAGCAGCCCAAGACAGAGCAGCGGGACACGCCGGGGAATGCGGAGAACACGGAGACGAATGCCAGTGGCGACCAACGCACAGATGACGAACGCGAGCGAAGTAAAGAGGCGAAG gCTCAGCTCAAGAGAGTGAAGCAGGAGGAGAAGCGCAAGAAGCTTGCGGCTGCGGCCGCCTTGTTAGAGGGGAGGAACGCAGATGG GTTGGTCATCGCCTCTCTCTTCCACCCTTGTCCCGTCCTGTTGTGCCTGCTCAAGTTCTTGTCGCCCTCCAGGCCCTTTGTGGTCTACTCACAGTATAAAGAG CCGCTGGTCGAGTGTTTCACCAAACTGAAGGAGCAAGGTGGCACCGTCAACCTCCGCCTCACCGACACCTGGCTGCGCCATTATCAG GTGCTGCCCAACAGGACGCATCCCAAGCTGCTGATGAGTGGCGGCGGCGGTTACCTCCTCTCTGGCATCACCGTGGAAACGGAGAGGTCAGGCCAGACTGATTCGGAGGAGCCGgcgccaaaaaaacaaaaactgacagAAAGCTAA
- the trmt6 gene encoding tRNA (adenine(58)-N(1))-methyltransferase non-catalytic subunit TRM6 isoform X2 codes for MADGGDDDSLDKINEGDHVVLKRGEIYKAVQIQSRKKVVFEKKWLFLDNVVGQLYSTTFEIVPGGQLQPVKPKDVQSAASDVKEAGTDNRNIVDDGMSQKLTRDDIETLKEQGLKGQEIIQQLIDNSSTFRNKTEYAQDKYIKKKKKKYENTVTVLKPTCRILALMYHGREPGKICHLRFDTLALMLNLANIHAGSKVLVFETCAGLVLGAVMERMGGYGSVIQMYPGAGPVRAGVENFGFPARFHDTLHDFPICHVNALLAGTLDTSPKDPGAEATPPDVAGEEQPKTEQRDTPGNAENTETNASGDQRTDDERERSKEAKAQLKRVKQEEKRKKLAAAAALLEGRNADGLVIASLFHPCPVLLCLLKFLSPSRPFVVYSQYKEPLVECFTKLKEQGGTVNLRLTDTWLRHYQVLPNRTHPKLLMSGGGGYLLSGITVETERSGQTDSEEPAPKKQKLTES; via the exons ATGGCGGACGGCGGGGACGACGACTCCCTGGATAAAATCAACGAGGGCGACCACGTCGTGCTGAAGCGTGGGGAGATCTACAAAGCTGTGCAAATACAGTCGAGAAA gaaagTAGTGTTTGAGAAGAAGTGGCTCTTCTTGGACAACGTCGTGGGGCAGTTGTACAGCACCACTTTTGAAATTGTACCCGGAGGACAGTTGCAACCTGTGAAACCAAAAGATGTACAAAGTGCTGCTTCTG ATGTGAAGGAGGCGGGCACGGACAACCGGAACATCGTGGACGACGGCATGTCACAGAAACTGACCCGCGATGACATCGAGACGCTTAAAGAGCAAGGTCTGAAGGGTCAG GAAATAATCCAACAGCTCATAGACAACAGCTCCACCTTCAGGAATAAAACAGAATATGCCCAGGACAAGTAcatcaagaagaaaaagaagaa GTACGAGAACACCGTGACCGTTCTGAAGCCGACCTGCCGCATCCTGGCGCTCATGTACCACGGACGAGAGCCAGGAAAGATCTG tCACTTGCGATTCGACACACTGGCGCTGATGCTAAACCTGGCCAACATCCACGCCGGCAGCAAAGTGTTGGTGTTTGAGACGTGCGCTGGCCTCGTGCTGGGGGCCGTCATGGAAAGAATGGGAG GGTACGGATCAGTGATCCAAATGTATCCTGGGGCTGGGCCGGTCCGGGCAGGAGTAGAGAACTTTGGCTTCCCAGCTCGCTTCCACGACACGCTGCATGACTTTCCGATCTGCCACGTCAATGCTTTGCTAGCAGGCACGCTGGACACAAGCCCCAAGGACCCCGGTGCTG AGGCAACTCCTCCCGATGTGGCTGGCGAGGAGCAGCCCAAGACAGAGCAGCGGGACACGCCGGGGAATGCGGAGAACACGGAGACGAATGCCAGTGGCGACCAACGCACAGATGACGAACGCGAGCGAAGTAAAGAGGCGAAG gCTCAGCTCAAGAGAGTGAAGCAGGAGGAGAAGCGCAAGAAGCTTGCGGCTGCGGCCGCCTTGTTAGAGGGGAGGAACGCAGATGG GTTGGTCATCGCCTCTCTCTTCCACCCTTGTCCCGTCCTGTTGTGCCTGCTCAAGTTCTTGTCGCCCTCCAGGCCCTTTGTGGTCTACTCACAGTATAAAGAG CCGCTGGTCGAGTGTTTCACCAAACTGAAGGAGCAAGGTGGCACCGTCAACCTCCGCCTCACCGACACCTGGCTGCGCCATTATCAG GTGCTGCCCAACAGGACGCATCCCAAGCTGCTGATGAGTGGCGGCGGCGGTTACCTCCTCTCTGGCATCACCGTGGAAACGGAGAGGTCAGGCCAGACTGATTCGGAGGAGCCGgcgccaaaaaaacaaaaactgacagAAAGCTAA
- the fermt1 gene encoding fermitin family homolog 1, giving the protein MITAAEYGETSWELQVHVDQKDGDESMRFKLRVKGDLHIGGLMLKLVEKIKAPQDWSDHALWWEQRKCWLLKTHWTLDKYGIQADADLRYTPQHKSILLQLANMKTIKMTVSFSCVVFKAVTEICQILNIRRPEELSLLQPPDDHSKKKKKRGKNSPLEDIWDIDLVSGRPGGSGTTYKTMTATYDPENGMPVSATSLWFGENPLADSQPNLPPAELAKLYQPLSLEDKAIRNAGWLDSSRSLMEQDVQDNDKLLLRFKYNVFFDLNPKYDAVRITQLYEQARWSVLLEEIDCTEEEMLMFASLQYHICKLTMSSEPLDHSKEQEIDEVEAALSNLEVTLEGGVSDRILEDITDIPELADSLRLFRPKRLTLRPYKEYWFVFKDTTISYYKNKEAAVGEPMEQFHLRGCEIVPDVNVTDKKFGIKLLLPVADGMNEVYIRCDNETQYAKWKAACILASKGKTMAYSSYKSEVRSIQSFLQMKSLAPPPGQAAPDLDTMEMNAECFVSPRYAKKHKTKQLTARILEAHQNIACLSLIDAKMRFIQAWQSLPEFGINYYIVRFKGSKKDEILGISCNRLIRLDMSTCLPVTTWRFANMKQWNVNWEIRQVTIEFDQNVTIAFCCLSCDCKVVHEFIGGYIFLSTRSKDQNETLDEELFHKLTGGQE; this is encoded by the exons ATGATCACAGCAGCCGAGTATGGGGAGACGTCGTGGGAGCTGCAGGTGCACGTGGACCAaaaagatggtgacgagtccATGCGCTTTAAACTGCGCGTGAAAGGCGACCTGCACATCGGAGGCCTCATGCTGAAGCTGGTGGAGAAAATCA AGGCTCCCCAGGACTGGTCAGATCACGCCCTGTGGTGGGAGCAGAGGAAATGCTGGCTGCTCAAGACCCACTGGACCTTGGACAAGTACGGAATTCAG GCTGATGCAGACCTGCGCTACACCCCCCAACACAAAAGCATACTGTTGCAGCTCGCCAACATGAAAACCATCAAAATGACCGTCAGCTTCTCCTGCGTGGTCTTCAAGGCAGTGACGGAGATCTGTCAAATCCTCA ACATCAGGCGGCCTGAGGAACTGTCCCTGCTCCAGCCTCCTGATGATCActccaagaagaagaaaaaaagaggcaaGAATTCTCCGCTGGAGGACATCTGGGACATTGATTTGGTCAGCGGCAGGCCAGGGGGATCAG GAACGACGTACAAAACCATGACGGCCACCTACGACCCCGAGAACGGGATGCCGGTGTCGGCCACCAGCCTGTGGTTCGGGGAGAACCCCCTCGCCGACTCCCAGCCCAACCTGCCGCCTGCCGAGCTTGCCAAGCTCTACCAGCCTCTGTCCCTGGAGGACAAAGCCATCCGAAATGCCGG GTGGCTGGACTCTTCGCGCTCCCTCATGGAACAGGACGTTCAAGACAACGACAAGCTGTTGCTGCGCTTTAAGTACAACGTCTTCTttgacctcaaccccaaa TACGACGCCGTGAGGATAACGCAGCTGTACGAGCAGGCTCGCTGGTCCGTCCTGCTGGAGGAGATCGACTGCACCGAGGAGGAGATGCTCATGTTTGCGTCACTGCAG tatcACATCTGTAAACTGACCATGTCCAGTGAGCCGCTGGACCATTCCAAAGAGCAAGAAATCGATGAAGTAGAAGCCGCCCTCTCCAACCTGGAGGTGACGCTTGAAGGCGGCGTCTCAGACAGAATTCTG GAAGACATTACAGACATTCCAGAGCTGGCAGATTCCCTCCGACTTTTCAG ACCAAAAAGACTGACACTGCGGCCTTACAAAGAGTACTGGTTTGTATTCAAGGACACCACCATCTCCTACTACAAGAACAAAGAGGCCGCTGTGGGAGAACCCATGGAGCAGTTTCACCTGCGAG GCTGCGAGATCGTCCCCGACGTCAACGTCACGGACAAGAAGTTCGGCATCAAGCTCCTCCTGCCGGTGGCGGACGGGATGAACGAGGTGTACATCCGTTGTGACAAC GAGACGCAGTACGCCAAGTGGAAGGCGGCGTGCATCCTGGCCTCCAAGGGCAAGACCATGGCGTACAGCTCGTACAAGTCAGAGGTGCGCAGCATCCAGTCCTTCTTGCAGATGAAGAGCCTGGCGCCGCCTCCTGGCCAGGCGGCGCCCGACCTGGACACCATGGAGATGAACGCTGAGTGTTTCGTGTCGCCGCGCTACGCCAAGAAGCACAAGACCAAGCAG CTCACAGCACGTATCCTGGAGGCTCACCAGAACATAGCGTGTCTATCCCTCATTGATGCCAAGATGCGGTTTATCCAGGCCTGGCAGTCGCTCCCGGAGTTTGGCATCAACTACTACATCGTCAG GTTCAAGGGCAGCAAGAAGGACGAGATCCTCGGCATCTCGTGCAATCGCCTGATCCGTCTGGACATGTCCACCTGCCTGCCCGTCACCACGTGGAGGTTCGCCAACATGAAGCAGTGGAACGTCAACTGGGAGATAAGACAG GTGACCATTGAGTTTGACCAGAACGTGACCATCGCTTTCTGCTGCCTGAGCTGCGACTGCAAGGTGGTGCACGAGTTCATCGGCGGCTACATTTTCCTCTCGACGCGGTCCAAAGATCAGAACGAGACCCTAGATGAAGAACTATTTCACAAACTGACCGGAGGCCAAGAATGA